The Lolium rigidum isolate FL_2022 chromosome 1, APGP_CSIRO_Lrig_0.1, whole genome shotgun sequence region ACCATGTCTAAAATTCACCGAATTTTGACTGCAATTTTGTGTACAGCGGATTACCTAAGCTTTGTCACGCCCTCTTAGATAGCCATTATAATAAGTGGAATGGTGTACTGAAGTCCATAACTGCTACCACTATGGTTTTGTGTGGTTGTGAGCTTGACGCATGTAATGTAATCCCTGGTTCAGTTCATGATATCAGCCATCATTTTCGGCTGCTTAATCAGCTTTTATGCCTAAATGGAGGCAATAGAAGAATAGCTAACCCCTATTGAACCCCAAGAATAATCTGAGTCATGCATGACAATGACCTGACCTACAAGCCCCCAAATTTATATGCCATGTTTCTCTAGGATTTGTTCATCTACCAGATTAAAGCAGGCCCCTAGACATCAGCACACAGTCAGGTAGTTAAAATTAGTTGGAACCAGAAGAAGCTGATATAAACTGCATTGCCAATCTGCCATCTTCTACAACCAGCCTACTACTACTTATTAGTGCAAGATCAGAGGTGGCATAGAGAGTAAACTGATAGAAGAGGCTGCCATGAGCTTCTGGGGATCTGCAGGTACCTCGGCTGTGTGGGGGCCATCCCACCATGGGCCGTCTCCATTGGTACCCCTCATGGTGGTACTGGCCTTGGGGTGGGTCATCTACAACGAGACCCTGATGGGGTGGTATGAGCTGGTCACCGAGGTGCAGGAAACCGTGACCGACAATGCCATGGTCTTCCTCCTCGCTGCCGGGCTCCTGCTGCTCGCCATCGTCCTCCTCGGCAACCAGATGGAAGTCGTTCTCGTGCCGGTGGTGCTAGTGCTGGTCATGCTCCTGATTCAGAACATCGTTGTTGCggcgctcctgctgctgctggtggtgtACTTCGCCGGAATATACTACTACCCGCCTCAACGGGGCTACTACGGTGGCGGTAGCTTCAACGGCGGTGACTGGGCATGCTCTGGGCTGGGGTTCTACATGCTGCTGCTGCTTTGCCTGGTGCTGTGTGCCATGTTTTCAGAGGACGGCGGCAACTGGTGGATTCCAGGTGTGCTGCTGGCAGCATGTCTGCTCTGCCTCAACCTATTCTCAGGTGGCAAAGTCTTAGGCTATGAATACTTCTGAACATGTTTGCTTCTGTTCTTCAGTACAGACCATGGCTATTGGTTTATGACATTTAGAGATGAAATGATGCATGTGTACAAAGAATGTAACTAGTATACAGTACATACTAGCAGCCAGTGATATTAACCTAGTATACGATCCGTAAAAAGAACTTCTTGCCCTTTTAGCCTTCAGAGTTCCCTACTTTACTTTGTGGTGGTGTGAGGGGAGTACTGATTTTTATCAGTTATATCAGTAAAAAAAACTAGGCAAATTCAGTACTGTGAGTTGTGATCCAGCAGGAGCTGATTTAGAACTGGTTTGCCTTACCATGCAAATATGCAATTATCACGGCAGGGATATGTTTGGTAAATAATAATTTAGTAGAATTTTAACGGATAGTAGATTGCGAGAAATAATACATCAAGAAGGTACATGGTTCACATCCCCAGCGGATAGAACAAATATAGTTCTCGTAATAAGATAGCATACAGGTTTCAGCCAATAATAGCTGGTTGGGCCAAATTTAAGAGGTGCCTGCGGCAGCTGCCTCCTCCAGGAGCTGCTTCACCTTGGTGATGTAGTCGCTCATGGCTTCCTCCTTGGATTTGCCTGCAAATATCATGAAAATATTAGAAACGAATGGTGATGTCCTGCAGGAGTATTAGAGTAGACAACAGGATGTTTGTTGTAACAGGATAGAATGATTTGAAAAGTAAATGGACCTTTAACAGCCTCCCA contains the following coding sequences:
- the LOC124682951 gene encoding uncharacterized protein LOC124682951, whose product is MSFWGSAGTSAVWGPSHHGPSPLVPLMVVLALGWVIYNETLMGWYELVTEVQETVTDNAMVFLLAAGLLLLAIVLLGNQMEVVLVPVVLVLVMLLIQNIVVAALLLLLVVYFAGIYYYPPQRGYYGGGSFNGGDWACSGLGFYMLLLLCLVLCAMFSEDGGNWWIPGVLLAACLLCLNLFSGGKVLGYEYF